In one window of Palaemon carinicauda isolate YSFRI2023 chromosome 2, ASM3689809v2, whole genome shotgun sequence DNA:
- the LOC137620357 gene encoding snake venom metalloprotease inhibitor 02A10-like encodes MKQLLWFVISLKLQAALAPPVPDDEAALAPPVPDDEAALVPPVPDEAALAPPRPDDEAALAPPRPDDEAALAPPRPDDEAALAPPRPDDAPPRPDDEAALAPPLPDDAAVVVSNLLEVAAALVTLLLQDAAALAPPLPGDPAALVTLLPNDAAALAPPWPNDAAAIAPPVPYDTAALAPLLTMMQLLWHHLCPMMKLLWQYIEPSRRPDDAAALAPPRPDDAAALVPLLPDDAAALAPRQSNDVAALAPLRPHDAAALAPSRPHDAAALAPPLQDDAAAVTPPLPDDTASLAPSLPNDSAAVAPPPPNNAAALASPLPNDAAALAMPVPNDAAALANLYQMMQLLWQTCTK; translated from the coding sequence ATGAAGCAGCTGTTGTGGTTTGTAATCTCCTTGAAGTTGCaagctgctctggcaccacctgtacccgatgatgaagctgctctggcaccacctgTACCCGATGATGAAGCTGCTCTGGTACCACCTGTACCCGATGAAGCTGCTCTGGCACCTCCTCGACCCGATGATGAAGCTGCTCTGGCACCTCCTCGACCCGATGATGAAGCTGCTCTGGCACCTCCTCGACCCGATGATGAAGCTGCTCTGGCACCTCCTCGACCCGATGATGCACCTCCTCGACCCGATGATGaagctgctctggcaccacctctACCTGATGATGCAGCTGTTGTGGTTTCAAATCTCCTTGAAGTTGCAGCTGCTCTGGTTACACTTCTCCTTCAAgatgcagctgctctggcaccacctctACCAGGTGATCCAGCTGCTCTGGTAACACTGCTACCCaatgatgcagctgctctggcaccaccttGGCCCAATGATGCAGCTGCTATAGCACCACCTGTACCATATGATACAGCTGCTCTGGCACCACTTCTAACGATGATGCAGCTTCTCTGGCACCACCTGTGCCCGATGATGAAGCTTCTCTGGCAATACATAGAACCGAGCCGTCGACCTGATGATGCAGCcgctctggcaccacctcgacccgatgatgcagctgctctggtACCACTTCTACccgatgatgcagctgctctggcaccacGTCAATCCAATGATGTAGCTGCTCTGGCACCACTTCGACCCCACgatgcagctgctctggcaccaTCTCGACCCcatgatgcagctgctctggcaccacctctTCAAGATGATGCAGCTGCTGTGACACCACCTCTTCCTGATGATACAGCTTCTCTAGCACCATCCCTTCCCAATGATTCAGCAGCTGTGGCACCACCTCCACCAAATAATGCAGCTGCTCTGGCATCACCTCTACCAaatgatgcagctgctctggcaATGCCTGTACCAaatgatgcagctgctctggcaAACCTGTACCAaatgatgcagctgctctggcaAACCTGTACCAaatga
- the LOC137620345 gene encoding uncharacterized protein has protein sequence MSRERWRQRSCIVRIAASSGRGGATSAASSGRGGATSAASSGRGGATSAASSGRGGATSAASSGRGGATSAASSGRGGATSAASSGRGGATSAASSGRGGATSAASSGRGGATSAASLGRGGPHRLHHLVEVVPEQLLLYEMKPEQL, from the exons ATGAGCAGAGAAAGATGGCGCCAGAGAAGCTGCATCGTCAG AATAGCTGCATCATCGGGTAGAGGTGGTGCCACATCGGCTGCATCATCGGGTAGAGGTGGTGCCACATCGGCTGCATCATCGGGTAGAGGTGGTGCCACATCGGCTGCATCATCGGGTAGAGGTGGTGCCACATCGGCTGCATCATCGGGTAGAGGTGGTGCCACATCGGCTGCATCATCGGGTAGAGGTGGTGCCACATCGGCTGCATCATCGGGTAGAGGTGGTGCCACATCGGCTGCATCATCGGGTAGAGGTGGTGCCACATCGGCTGCATCATCGGGTAGAGGTGGTGCCACATCGGCTGCATCATTGGGTAGAGGTGGGCCACATCGGCTGCATCATCTTGTtgaggtggtgccagagcagctgcTTCTTTATGAGATGAAACCAGAGCAGCTGTAA
- the LOC137620334 gene encoding proline-rich protein 36-like — protein MQLLRYHLPDDATALVSPSNEDTAGLAPPPLDDAPGLAPNIPVDAASLAPPLPDDAASLAPPFSVHAAALVSLLFEDAVFPTLPLPDDAAAMMPPLPDDAAAVMPTLRDDAAAVTPPLPNEAAALSPPPPNDAVALVLLPDDAAAPAPPRPEDAAAPAPPRPEDAAAPAPPRPAAPAPPRPGDAAAPAPPRPGDAAAPAPPRPGDAAAPAPPRPGDAAAPAPPRPGDAAAPAPPRPGDAAAPAPPRPGDAAAPAPPRPGDAAAPAPPRPGDAAAPAPPRPGDAAAPAPPRPGDAAAPAPPRPGDAAAPAPPRPGDAAAPAPPRPGDAAAPAPPRPGDAAAPAPPRPEDAAAPAPPPTRCSCSGTPVPDDTAALVAAALVSLLLEDVASLTQPLPDDAAALTPPLPDDAVGLAPPLPDDAVGLAPPLPDDAASVTPPLTDDAGTLAPPLPDNATAVTPPLPNDAAALSPPTPNDAAALVLLPDYAAAPAPPLPNDATAPAPPLPYDAASLAPHLHDDSASLGPLSLLMQLLWHHLYQVMQLLLHDAATLALPLPDDATSLASLFFEGAAALLSLLLEDAAALVSLLPDEVAGLELPYPMMQLLCYSGTTSKDDPAALAPPRPDDAAALAPPRPDDAAALAPPRPDDAASLAQSLPDDAASLAQSLPDDAASLAQSLPDDAASLAQSLPDDAAAMAPPQPNDAAAIAPPRPYDAAALAPPLPNDATVSGFTSLKLYLVWFHLSEDAAALASPLPENAAAVVLNLLEVAAALVTLLLEDAATLAPPLLDDAAALVTPLPNDAAALSTP, from the exons ATGCAGCTGCTCAGGTACCACCTACCTGATGATGCAACTGCTTTAGTTTCACCTTCCAATGAAGATACAGCCGGTCTGGCACCACCTCCACTCGATGATGCACCTGGTCTAGCACCAAATATACCCGTTGATGCAGCTTCTCTGGCACCACCTCTACCTGATGATGCAGCTTCTCTGGCGCCACCTTTCTCTGTTCATGCAGCTGCTTTAGTTTCATTGCTCTTTGAGGATGCAGTTTTTCCAACTTTACCACTACCTGATGATGCAGCTGCTATGATGCCACCTCTACCTGATGATGCAGCTGCTGTGATGCCAACTCTACGCGATGATGCAGCTGCTGTGACACCACCTTTACCCAATGAAGCAGCTGCTCTATCACCACCTCCACCCAATGATGCAGTTGCTCTGGTACTTCTACCCGATGATGCAGCTGCTCCGGCACCACCTCGACCCGAGGATGCAGCTGCTCCGGCACCACCTCGACCCGAGGATGCAGCTGCTCCGGCACCACCCCGACCCG CTGCTCCGGCACCACCCCGACCCGGCGATGCAGCTGCTCCGGCACCACCCCGACCCGGCGATGCAGCTGCTCCGGCACCACCCCGACCCGGCGATGCAGCTGCTCCGGCACCACCCCGACCCGGCGATGCAGCTGCTCCGGCACCACCCCGACCCGGCGATGCAGCTGCTCCGGCACCACCCCGACCCGGCGATGCAGCTGCTCCGGCACCACCCCGACCCGGCGATGCAGCTGCTCCGGCACCACCCCGACCCGGCGATGCAGCTGCTCCGGCACCACCCCGACCCGGCGATGCAGCTGCTCCGGCACCACCCCGACCCGGCGATGCAGCTGCTCCGGCACCACCCCGACCCGGCGATGCAGCTGCTCCGGCACCACCCCGACCCGGCGATGCAGCTGCTCCGGCACCACCCCGACCCGGCGATGCAGCTGCTCCGGCACCACCCCGACCCGGCGATGCAGCTGCTCCGGCACCACCCCGACCCGGCGATGCAGCTGCTCCGGCACCACCCCGACCCGAGGATGCAGCTGCTCCGGCACCACCCCCGACCCG ATGCAGCTGCTCTGGTACACCTGTACCTGATGATACAGCTGCTTTGGTTGCAGCTGCTCTGGTTTCACTTCTCCTTGAAGATGTAGCTTCTCTGACACAACCTCTACCTGATGATGCAGCTGCTCTGACACCACCACTACCCGATGATGCAGTTGGTCTGGCACCACCATTACCCGATGATGCAGTTGGTCTGGCACCACCTCTACCCGATGATGCAG CTTCTGTGACACCACCTTTAACTGATGATGCAGGTACTCTGGCACCACCTCTACCCGATAATGCAACTGCTGTGACACCACCTCTACCCAATGATGCAGCTGCTCTGTCACCACCTACACCCAATGATGCAGCTGCTCTGGTACTTCTACCCGATTATGCAGCTGCTCCTGCACCACCTCTACCCAATGATGCAACTGCTCCGGCACCACCGCTACCCTATGATGCAGCTTCTCTGGCACCACATCTACATGATGATTCAGCTTCTCTGGGGCCCCTCTCTCTGCTCATGCAGCTGCTTTGGCACCACCTCTACCAGGTGATGCAGCTTCTCTTGCATGATGCAGCTACTCTGGCACTACCTCTACCTGATGATGCAACTTCTCTGGCATCACTGTTCTTTGAAGGTGCTGCTGCTCTTCTTTCACTTCTCCTTGAAGATGCAGCTGCTCTGGTTTCACTTCTACCCGATGAAGTAGCTGGTCTTGAACTCCCTTACCCGATGATGCAGCTTCTCTG CTACTCTGGAACCACTTCTAAAGATGATCcagctgctctggcaccacctcgacccgatgatgcagctgctctggcaccacctcgacccgatgatgcagctgctctggcaccacctcgaccaGATGATGCAGCTTCTCTGGCACAGTCTCTTCCCGATGATGCAGCTTCTCTGGCACAGTCTCTTCCCGATGATGCAGCTTCTCTGGCACAGTCTCTTCCCGATGATGCAGCTTCTCTGGCACAGTCTCTTCCCGATGATGCAGCTGCTATGGCACCACCTCAACCCAATGATGCAGCTGCTATAGCACCACCTCGACCCTATGATGCAGCTGCTCTAGCACCACCACTACCAAACGATGCAACTGTCTCTGGTTTCACCTCTTTGAAGTTGTACCTGGTCTGGTTTCACCTCTCTGAAGATGCAGCTGCTCTGGCATCACCTCTACCTGAAAACGCAGCTGCTGTGGTTTTGAATCTCCTTGAAGTGGCAGCTGCTCTGGTTACACTTCTCCTTGAAGATGCAGCTACTCTGGCACCACCTCTACTtgatgatgcagctgctctggtAACACCGCTACCCAATGATGCAGCTGCTCTGTCAACACCTTGA